Proteins from a single region of Streptomyces spectabilis:
- a CDS encoding penicillin acylase family protein: protein MRLRSARLRTLTTSAALALGASLLLAPGPGAAAAEPPPAAPDFCGDGCADILPPGANGNATLAEILSHRVLGTRPAHADDQLGPYDALADGYPSLTDDKLGEFFGDSSFGVEPDQVASVTKPRDDVTITRDKKYGVPHIQGSTRYGTEFGAGYAAGQDRLWLIDLFRHIGRGRLTPFAGGAPSNQGLEQQFWPQAPYTEQDLERQVEYIRNTQGERGRQAMADAQAYIDGLNAYRTQSKNGRYFPGEYVLTGKIDAITNVGEIEPFKVTDMIALASVVGGLFGNGGGSEVESALSLLAAQNKYGVEKGSRIWEDFRARNDPETVQTLHDGSRFPYAGKPDKARGTALPDPGSVQREQLVFDREGGARAPAKDPVRAPKKLKPLQGMYDDGVLPADLFGSAGQHKGMSNALLVSGRHTASGHPVAVFGPQTGYFAPQLLMQQELQGPGISARGVSFAGVGMYVQLGRGQDYAWSATSATQDITDTYAVELCEPGGGSPTKQSAHYRYRGTCTPMEKLERKNAWKPTVADSTAAGSYRMQVFRTQYGIVTHRATIDGKPVAYVSLRSTYRHEADSIIGFQMLNDPGHVKDAASFKKAAQNISYAFNWFYADSRDTAYYNSGANPERADGVDPNFPVHAQQAYEWRDFDPRDNTSAQTPPAAHPQSVNQDYYVSWNNKQATDYTSGGFGMGAVHRGDLLDDRVKELVEDGGVTRASLTRAMAEAAVTDLRGEQVLPELLEVIAAEAVDDPDLAEAVRQLEAWRKAGSPRKETARGSHAYAHPDAVRTMDAWWPRLVEAAFRPGLGKDLYDALTAQLGVDEAPSAGHGPTGAHAGSAFQYGWWGYVDKDLRTVLGRPAEGWSRTAHCGDGTLDACRETLLTTLKQALAVPASEVYPGDASCKAGDQWCADAVIHRPLGGITHRAIQWQNRPTYQQVVEFPRHR, encoded by the coding sequence ATGCGACTACGCAGCGCACGGCTCAGAACCCTCACCACCTCGGCGGCCCTGGCCCTCGGCGCCTCCCTGCTGCTCGCGCCGGGCCCCGGCGCGGCCGCCGCCGAGCCGCCGCCCGCCGCCCCCGACTTCTGCGGCGACGGCTGCGCGGACATCCTGCCGCCCGGCGCCAACGGCAACGCCACGCTCGCCGAGATCCTCAGCCACCGCGTCCTCGGCACCCGGCCCGCCCACGCCGACGACCAGCTCGGCCCGTACGACGCGCTCGCCGACGGCTACCCCTCGCTGACCGACGACAAGCTCGGCGAGTTCTTCGGCGACTCCTCCTTCGGCGTCGAGCCGGACCAGGTCGCCTCCGTCACCAAGCCGCGCGACGACGTGACCATCACGCGCGACAAAAAGTACGGCGTCCCGCACATCCAGGGCAGCACCCGCTACGGCACCGAGTTCGGCGCGGGCTACGCCGCGGGCCAGGACCGCCTGTGGCTCATCGACCTGTTCCGGCACATCGGCCGCGGCCGGCTGACCCCGTTCGCGGGCGGCGCGCCCTCGAACCAGGGCCTGGAGCAGCAGTTCTGGCCGCAGGCCCCGTACACCGAGCAGGACCTGGAGCGGCAGGTCGAGTACATCAGGAACACCCAGGGCGAGCGCGGCCGGCAGGCCATGGCGGACGCGCAGGCCTACATCGACGGCCTCAACGCCTACCGCACACAGTCCAAGAACGGCCGCTACTTCCCCGGCGAGTACGTCCTGACCGGCAAGATCGACGCGATCACGAACGTCGGCGAGATCGAGCCCTTCAAGGTCACCGACATGATCGCCCTGGCCTCCGTGGTCGGCGGTCTGTTCGGCAACGGCGGGGGCTCAGAGGTCGAGTCCGCGCTCTCGCTGCTCGCCGCGCAGAACAAGTACGGCGTCGAGAAGGGCAGCCGGATCTGGGAGGACTTCCGCGCCCGCAACGACCCGGAGACCGTCCAGACCCTCCACGACGGCAGCCGCTTCCCGTACGCGGGCAAGCCCGACAAGGCACGTGGCACCGCCCTGCCCGACCCGGGCTCGGTGCAGCGCGAACAGCTCGTGTTCGACCGCGAGGGCGGCGCGAGGGCCCCGGCCAAGGACCCCGTCCGCGCCCCGAAGAAGCTGAAACCCCTCCAGGGGATGTACGACGACGGGGTGCTGCCCGCCGACCTGTTCGGCAGTGCCGGGCAGCACAAGGGCATGTCGAACGCCCTGCTCGTCTCCGGCAGGCACACCGCGAGCGGCCACCCCGTCGCCGTCTTCGGGCCGCAGACCGGCTACTTCGCCCCGCAGCTGCTCATGCAGCAGGAGCTCCAGGGCCCCGGCATCAGCGCGCGCGGCGTGTCCTTCGCGGGCGTCGGCATGTACGTCCAGCTCGGCCGGGGGCAGGACTACGCGTGGTCGGCGACCTCCGCGACGCAGGACATCACCGACACGTACGCCGTCGAACTGTGCGAACCGGGCGGCGGAAGTCCCACCAAGCAGTCGGCGCACTACCGCTACCGGGGCACCTGCACGCCCATGGAGAAGCTGGAGCGCAAGAACGCCTGGAAGCCGACCGTCGCCGACTCCACGGCCGCCGGCTCCTACCGCATGCAGGTGTTCCGCACCCAGTACGGCATCGTCACGCACCGCGCCACGATCGACGGCAAGCCCGTGGCATACGTCTCGCTGCGGTCCACCTACCGCCACGAGGCCGACTCGATCATCGGCTTCCAGATGCTGAACGACCCCGGCCACGTCAAGGACGCCGCGTCCTTCAAGAAGGCCGCCCAGAACATCTCCTACGCCTTCAACTGGTTCTACGCCGACTCCCGCGACACCGCGTACTACAACAGCGGCGCCAACCCCGAGCGCGCCGACGGCGTCGACCCGAACTTCCCCGTCCACGCCCAGCAGGCCTATGAGTGGCGCGACTTCGACCCGCGGGACAACACCTCCGCGCAGACGCCGCCCGCCGCGCACCCGCAGTCCGTCAACCAGGACTACTACGTCTCCTGGAACAACAAGCAGGCCACCGACTACACCTCCGGCGGCTTCGGCATGGGCGCCGTGCACCGCGGCGACCTGCTCGACGACCGGGTCAAGGAGCTGGTCGAGGACGGCGGCGTCACCCGGGCCTCGCTCACCCGGGCCATGGCCGAGGCGGCCGTCACCGATCTGCGCGGCGAACAGGTCCTGCCGGAGCTGCTCGAAGTCATCGCCGCCGAGGCCGTCGACGACCCCGACCTCGCCGAGGCCGTGCGGCAACTGGAGGCCTGGCGCAAGGCGGGCTCCCCGCGCAAGGAGACCGCGCGCGGCTCGCACGCCTACGCGCACCCCGACGCCGTGCGCACCATGGACGCCTGGTGGCCGAGGCTCGTCGAGGCCGCGTTCAGGCCCGGGCTCGGCAAGGACCTCTACGACGCGCTGACCGCGCAGCTCGGCGTCGACGAGGCGCCGTCGGCGGGCCACGGCCCGACCGGCGCGCACGCCGGATCCGCCTTCCAGTACGGCTGGTGGGGCTATGTCGACAAGGACCTGCGGACCGTCCTCGGCCGGCCCGCCGAGGGCTGGAGCCGCACCGCCCACTGCGGCGACGGCACCCTCGACGCCTGCCGCGAGACGCTCCTCACCACCCTCAAGCAGGCCCTCGCCGTCCCGGCGTCAGAGGTCTACCCCGGTGACGCCTCCTGCAAGGCGGGCGACCAGTGGTGCGCGGACGCCGTGATCCACCGCCCCCTGGGCGGCATCACGCACCGAGCGATCCAATGGCAGAACCGCCCGACGTACCAACAGGTGGTGGAGTTCCCCCGACACCGCTGA
- a CDS encoding zinc-binding dehydrogenase, with the protein MVRAAVLPALGSPLEITDIELPEPGPGQVRVRLAAAGVCHSDLSLTNGTMRVPVPAVLGHEGAGTVLSVGAGVTHVAPGDGVVLNWAPSCGDCHACGLGEVWLCGNALTGAGAVYARRADGTDLHPGLNVAAFAQETVVAAGCVLPAPDGVPLADAALLGCAVLTGYGAVHHAARVREGETVAVLGVGGVGLAALQAARIAGAARVLAVDVSPEKEALARVAGATDYVVASDRTARDLRELTGGHGVDVAVECVGRAATIRAAWESTRRGGRTTVVGIGGKDQQVTFNALEIFHWGRTLSGCVYGNTDPARDVPVLAEHVRAGRLDLGLMVTDRIALEDIPTAFANMEAGKGGRALVTF; encoded by the coding sequence GTGGTCCGCGCCGCCGTACTGCCCGCCCTCGGTTCCCCGTTGGAGATCACCGACATCGAGCTGCCGGAGCCCGGCCCCGGGCAGGTGCGGGTGCGCCTCGCCGCCGCCGGGGTCTGTCACTCCGACCTGTCCCTGACGAACGGCACGATGAGGGTGCCGGTCCCCGCCGTGCTCGGCCACGAGGGGGCGGGCACCGTCCTGTCCGTGGGCGCGGGCGTCACCCATGTCGCGCCCGGTGACGGCGTGGTCCTCAACTGGGCGCCGTCCTGCGGCGACTGCCACGCCTGCGGGCTCGGCGAGGTCTGGCTGTGCGGCAACGCGCTCACCGGCGCGGGCGCGGTGTACGCCCGCCGCGCCGACGGCACCGATCTGCACCCCGGCCTGAACGTGGCCGCGTTCGCGCAGGAGACGGTGGTGGCCGCGGGCTGCGTCCTGCCCGCGCCCGACGGCGTTCCCCTCGCCGACGCCGCCCTCCTCGGCTGCGCCGTCCTCACCGGCTACGGAGCGGTGCACCACGCGGCGCGCGTCCGCGAGGGCGAGACGGTCGCCGTCCTCGGCGTCGGCGGGGTGGGCCTGGCCGCGCTCCAGGCGGCGCGGATCGCCGGGGCCGCGCGGGTGCTCGCGGTCGACGTGTCCCCCGAGAAGGAGGCCCTGGCCCGCGTGGCCGGGGCCACGGACTATGTCGTCGCCTCCGACAGGACGGCCCGTGACCTGCGCGAACTCACCGGCGGCCACGGCGTGGACGTGGCCGTGGAGTGCGTGGGCCGCGCGGCCACCATCCGTGCTGCCTGGGAGTCCACCCGCCGCGGCGGCCGCACCACCGTCGTCGGCATCGGCGGCAAGGACCAGCAGGTCACCTTCAACGCCCTGGAGATCTTCCACTGGGGCCGGACGCTCTCCGGCTGCGTCTACGGCAACACCGACCCGGCACGGGACGTCCCCGTCCTCGCCGAACACGTGCGCGCGGGCCGTCTCGACCTCGGCCTGATGGTCACGGACCGGATCGCCCTCGAGGACATCCCGACGGCCTTCGCGAACATGGAGGCGGGCAAGGGCGGCCGGGCCCTCGTGACCTTCTGA
- a CDS encoding TetR/AcrR family transcriptional regulator, with protein MARPRKPLLSRDRIVDAARSLVDAEGLAAVSTRRLAAELGVSGPSLYNHFATKDQILEAVADSVSAQVDLSMFEDGRDWRAALHDWAVSYRAALTRHPNIVPVLARGPGRRPAGLRLADAMFGAMVDAGWPPAQATSIGALMRYFIMGSALGSFAGGFVDDEAAYDPADYPHLGQAHLLAEHQELVDERAFDAGLAALLDGLALQYERVALRAG; from the coding sequence ATGGCCCGACCGCGCAAGCCCCTCCTCAGCCGCGACCGCATCGTCGACGCGGCGCGCTCCCTCGTGGACGCCGAGGGCCTCGCCGCGGTCTCCACCCGCCGCCTCGCCGCCGAACTGGGCGTCAGCGGGCCCTCCCTCTACAACCACTTCGCCACCAAGGACCAGATCCTGGAGGCGGTGGCGGACTCGGTGAGCGCGCAGGTCGACCTGTCGATGTTCGAGGACGGCCGCGACTGGCGCGCCGCGCTGCACGACTGGGCCGTCTCCTACCGCGCCGCGCTCACCCGGCATCCGAACATCGTCCCGGTGCTCGCCCGCGGCCCCGGCCGCCGCCCCGCGGGCCTGCGGCTCGCGGACGCGATGTTCGGCGCCATGGTCGACGCGGGGTGGCCCCCGGCGCAGGCCACGTCGATCGGGGCGCTGATGCGGTACTTCATCATGGGCTCCGCGCTCGGCTCCTTCGCGGGCGGCTTCGTCGACGACGAGGCGGCGTACGACCCCGCCGACTACCCCCACCTCGGCCAGGCCCATCTGCTCGCGGAGCACCAGGAACTGGTGGACGAGCGGGCCTTCGACGCGGGGCTCGCGGCCCTGCTCGACGGGCTCGCCCTCCAGTACGAACGGGTGGCGCTGCGGGCGGGGTGA
- the soxR gene encoding redox-sensitive transcriptional activator SoxR, whose translation MPQIPEKIHELTVGQVSARSGAAVSALHFYEAKGLISSRRTSGNQRRYGRDTLRRVAFIRAAQRVGIPLATIRDALAELPEGRTPTRADWARLSGTWRSELDERIKQLGRLRDHLTDCIGCGCLSLETCVLSNPDDVFGDRLVGSRLLNERRATG comes from the coding sequence GTGCCCCAGATCCCAGAGAAGATCCACGAACTCACCGTCGGCCAGGTGTCGGCGCGCAGCGGCGCCGCCGTGTCGGCGCTGCACTTCTACGAGGCCAAGGGGCTCATCAGCAGCCGCCGCACCTCGGGCAACCAGCGCCGCTACGGCCGTGACACCCTGCGCCGCGTCGCCTTCATCCGGGCCGCGCAGCGCGTGGGCATCCCGCTCGCGACCATCCGCGACGCGCTCGCGGAGCTGCCGGAGGGGCGCACCCCCACGCGGGCGGACTGGGCCCGGCTCTCGGGGACCTGGCGGTCCGAACTCGACGAGCGCATCAAACAGCTGGGCCGCCTCAGGGACCACCTCACGGACTGCATCGGCTGCGGGTGCCTGTCCCTGGAGACCTGCGTCCTGTCCAACCCCGACGACGTCTTCGGCGACCGCCTGGTCGGCTCCCGCCTCCTCAACGAACGCCGCGCCACGGGCTGA
- a CDS encoding MaoC family dehydratase: MAEPRIFTSADELRAAVGEQLGRSDWLEVDQKRIDLFAEATGDHQWIHVDPRRAAEGPFGATIAHGYLTLSLLPVLVPQVLRVEGMRMGLNYGTNKVRFPSPVPVGSRLRAAVALTGVESTKDGGVQVTAAVTVEREGADKPACVADSVSRYYF; the protein is encoded by the coding sequence ATGGCAGAGCCGAGGATCTTCACGTCAGCCGACGAGCTGCGCGCCGCGGTCGGCGAGCAGTTGGGGCGCAGCGACTGGCTGGAGGTCGACCAGAAGCGGATCGATCTGTTCGCGGAGGCCACCGGCGACCACCAGTGGATCCACGTGGACCCCCGGCGGGCGGCCGAGGGGCCGTTCGGGGCGACGATCGCGCACGGGTATCTGACGCTGTCGCTGCTGCCCGTCCTGGTCCCGCAGGTGCTGCGCGTGGAGGGCATGCGGATGGGCCTCAACTACGGCACGAACAAGGTGCGCTTCCCCTCCCCCGTGCCCGTCGGCTCGCGGCTCCGCGCGGCCGTCGCGCTGACCGGGGTGGAGTCGACGAAGGACGGCGGGGTGCAGGTGACGGCGGCGGTCACGGTGGAGCGCGAGGGGGCCGACAAGCCCGCGTGCGTGGCCGATTCGGTGTCGCGCTACTACTTCTGA
- a CDS encoding serine-threonine protein kinase: protein MPRIWPPAPDGGTMVVVEPYWELTFDADGDVDAAQRDRLLSGAEDERVTDLLVFAHGWNNDQRRARALYRRFFTPFAALAGPEVRLGYVGVLWPAVRFPDERIPDFEPSAAPGMPGAPAAPALDAPTRRLLAEVFPGPEQAARLDRLARLLEERSEARSRLDEFARHVRDLVAVRETSPAHEFADDTGGGEPAMLTDDAVEVCEVLAAALESTGHHPELFGGLRKRLWHGARELLRQGSYYAMKRRAGAVGQLGLGPALGLLAADVPRLRVHLVGHSFGARLVSYALRGMPATVGCVKSATLLQGAFSHYAFSERLPHDRSRGGALRGVHQRIDGPLVACFSRHDDALGKLYPLASKLAGDSASFLGLWERWGAVGFDGIKATDGAGRVRLGAALPRRGCVSVDAAALVRRGGPPSGAHSDICHEELARVVCGAGRIDVA, encoded by the coding sequence ATGCCGCGGATCTGGCCACCGGCCCCCGACGGCGGGACGATGGTGGTCGTGGAGCCCTACTGGGAGTTGACCTTCGACGCCGACGGGGACGTCGACGCCGCGCAGCGCGACCGGCTCCTGTCCGGCGCGGAGGACGAGCGCGTCACCGATCTGCTGGTGTTCGCTCATGGCTGGAACAACGACCAGCGGCGTGCCCGCGCGTTGTACCGGCGCTTCTTCACCCCCTTCGCCGCGCTCGCGGGCCCGGAGGTGCGCCTCGGCTACGTCGGGGTGCTGTGGCCCGCGGTGCGCTTCCCCGACGAGCGCATCCCGGACTTCGAGCCGTCCGCGGCCCCCGGGATGCCCGGGGCCCCCGCGGCGCCCGCGCTCGACGCGCCGACGCGGCGGCTGCTCGCCGAGGTGTTCCCGGGCCCCGAGCAGGCGGCGCGGCTCGACCGCCTCGCCCGGCTCCTGGAGGAGCGCTCGGAGGCCCGTTCCCGCCTCGACGAGTTCGCGCGGCACGTGCGGGATCTGGTGGCGGTGCGCGAGACAAGCCCCGCGCACGAGTTCGCCGACGACACCGGAGGGGGCGAGCCCGCGATGCTCACCGACGACGCGGTCGAGGTCTGCGAGGTCCTGGCCGCCGCCCTGGAGAGCACGGGCCACCACCCCGAGCTCTTCGGCGGGCTGCGCAAGCGGCTGTGGCACGGCGCCCGTGAACTGCTGCGCCAGGGCTCCTACTACGCGATGAAGCGCCGCGCGGGCGCCGTCGGCCAGCTCGGCCTCGGGCCCGCGCTCGGGCTGCTCGCCGCGGACGTGCCCCGGCTTCGGGTGCACCTGGTCGGGCACAGCTTCGGCGCCCGTCTGGTGTCGTACGCGCTGCGCGGCATGCCCGCCACAGTGGGCTGTGTGAAGTCGGCGACGCTGCTGCAAGGGGCCTTCTCGCACTACGCGTTCAGTGAGCGGCTGCCGCACGACCGGTCGCGCGGCGGTGCCCTGCGCGGGGTGCACCAGCGGATCGACGGCCCGCTCGTCGCCTGTTTCTCGCGCCACGACGACGCCCTCGGCAAGCTCTATCCGCTGGCCTCCAAGCTCGCCGGGGACTCGGCGAGCTTCCTCGGTCTGTGGGAGCGGTGGGGCGCCGTCGGGTTCGACGGGATCAAAGCCACGGACGGCGCCGGGCGCGTGCGGCTCGGGGCCGCCCTGCCCCGGCGGGGGTGCGTGAGCGTGGACGCCGCCGCGCTGGTGAGGCGGGGTGGTCCTCCCAGCGGGGCGCACAGTGACATCTGCCATGAGGAGCTGGCTCGGGTTGTGTGTGGGGCTGGGCGGATTGACGTGGCGTGA
- a CDS encoding acyl-CoA dehydrogenase family protein, with translation MNLELSEEQDAVRRLAKDFVEREIAPHAAAWDRAESVDAAIVRKLGDVGFLGLTIDEEYGGSGGDHLAYCLVTEELGRGDSSVRGIVSVSLGLVAKSIAAWGDEEQKRRWLPALTSGAALGCFGLTEPGTGSDAGSLTTKAVRDGDAYVVNGAKMFITNGTWADVVLLFARTNDAPGHKGVSAFLVPTDTPGLTRRAVHGKLGLRGQATAELVLEDVRVPADALLGPEGKGFSVAMAALAKGRMSVAAGCVGIAQAALDAAVAYATEREQFGRSIAHHQLVQELLSDIAVDVDAARLLTWRVADLVDRGLPFATESSKAKLFASEAAVRAANQALQVFGGYGYIDEYPVGKLVRDARVMTLYEGTSQIQKLVIGRALTGVSAF, from the coding sequence ATGAACCTGGAGCTCAGCGAGGAGCAGGACGCCGTCAGGCGGCTCGCCAAGGACTTCGTCGAGCGCGAGATCGCCCCGCACGCGGCCGCCTGGGACCGGGCCGAGAGCGTGGACGCGGCCATCGTGCGCAAGCTCGGCGACGTCGGCTTCCTCGGCCTCACCATCGACGAGGAGTACGGCGGCAGCGGCGGCGACCACCTCGCGTACTGCCTGGTGACCGAGGAGCTGGGCCGCGGCGACTCCTCCGTGCGCGGCATCGTCTCGGTCTCCCTCGGGCTCGTCGCCAAGTCCATCGCGGCCTGGGGCGACGAGGAGCAGAAGCGGCGCTGGCTGCCCGCGCTCACCTCCGGCGCGGCCCTGGGCTGCTTCGGGCTCACCGAACCGGGGACGGGCTCCGACGCGGGGAGCCTCACCACCAAGGCCGTCCGCGACGGCGACGCGTACGTCGTGAACGGCGCCAAGATGTTCATCACGAACGGCACCTGGGCCGATGTCGTGCTCCTGTTCGCGCGGACGAACGACGCGCCGGGGCACAAGGGCGTCTCCGCCTTCCTGGTGCCGACGGACACGCCGGGCCTCACCCGCCGCGCCGTGCACGGCAAGCTCGGCCTGCGCGGCCAGGCCACCGCCGAACTGGTCCTCGAAGACGTCCGGGTGCCCGCGGACGCGCTGCTCGGGCCCGAGGGCAAGGGCTTCTCGGTGGCCATGGCCGCCCTCGCCAAGGGGCGGATGTCGGTGGCCGCGGGGTGCGTGGGCATCGCCCAGGCCGCCCTCGACGCGGCGGTGGCGTACGCGACCGAGCGCGAGCAGTTCGGCCGGAGCATCGCCCACCACCAGCTCGTCCAGGAGCTGCTCAGCGACATCGCCGTGGACGTGGACGCGGCCCGGCTGCTCACCTGGCGGGTCGCCGACCTCGTCGACCGGGGCCTGCCGTTCGCCACCGAGTCGTCCAAGGCCAAGCTGTTCGCGTCGGAGGCCGCCGTGCGCGCCGCGAACCAGGCGCTCCAGGTCTTCGGCGGCTACGGCTACATCGACGAGTACCCGGTCGGCAAGCTCGTGCGCGACGCCCGGGTGATGACCCTCTACGAGGGCACGAGTCAGATCCAGAAGCTGGTGATCGGGCGCGCGCTGACCGGCGTCTCCGCCTTCTGA
- a CDS encoding aldehyde dehydrogenase family protein, whose protein sequence is MKPHTGMYIAGQWRPATTQDTTPVVNPADEQVIAHVPAGTAEDVDAAVRAARAALPSWRATPPAERAARLAAIRDGLVARKGEIAETVAAELGAPLPFAEAVHAGVPILVAASYAELAALHPFEEKVGNSTVHCEPVGVVGAITPWNYPLHQIVAKVAPALAAGCAVVLKPAEDTPLTARLFAEVVHEAGLPAGVFNLVTGLGPVAGQALAEHEGVDLVSFTGSTAVGRRIGAIAGAAVKRVALELGGKSANVILPSADLAKAVNVGVANVMANSGQTCSAWTRMLVHTSRYDEAVALAARAAGKYGERIGPVVSEKQRDRVRGYIERGVAEGARLVAGGPEAPRERGYYVRPTVFADVTPEMTIAQEEIFGPVLSLIRYEDEDEAETIANGTVYGLAGAVWAADDAEAAAFARRLDTGQVDINGGGFNPLAPFGGYKQSGVGRELGRHGLAEYLQTKSLQF, encoded by the coding sequence ATGAAGCCCCACACCGGCATGTACATCGCGGGGCAGTGGCGCCCCGCCACCACACAGGACACCACCCCGGTGGTGAACCCGGCCGACGAGCAGGTCATTGCCCACGTCCCGGCGGGCACCGCCGAGGACGTCGATGCCGCGGTCAGGGCCGCGCGCGCGGCGCTGCCCAGCTGGCGGGCGACCCCGCCCGCGGAGCGCGCCGCACGGCTCGCCGCGATCCGCGACGGGCTCGTCGCCCGCAAGGGCGAGATCGCCGAGACGGTCGCCGCGGAACTGGGCGCCCCGCTGCCGTTCGCGGAAGCCGTCCACGCCGGAGTGCCGATCCTCGTGGCGGCCTCGTACGCGGAACTCGCGGCGCTCCACCCCTTCGAGGAGAAGGTGGGCAACTCCACCGTCCACTGCGAACCCGTGGGCGTCGTCGGCGCGATCACCCCCTGGAACTACCCCCTCCACCAGATCGTCGCCAAGGTCGCCCCGGCCCTCGCCGCGGGCTGCGCCGTCGTGCTCAAGCCCGCGGAGGACACCCCGCTCACGGCCCGCCTCTTCGCCGAGGTCGTGCACGAGGCGGGTCTGCCCGCGGGGGTGTTCAACCTGGTCACAGGGCTCGGCCCGGTCGCGGGCCAGGCGCTCGCCGAGCACGAGGGCGTGGACCTCGTCTCGTTCACGGGGTCCACCGCGGTCGGCCGGAGGATCGGCGCGATCGCGGGCGCGGCCGTCAAGCGCGTCGCCCTCGAACTCGGCGGCAAGTCGGCCAACGTCATCCTGCCGAGCGCCGACCTCGCCAAGGCCGTGAACGTCGGCGTCGCCAACGTCATGGCCAACTCGGGCCAGACGTGCAGCGCCTGGACCCGCATGCTCGTCCACACCTCGCGCTACGACGAGGCGGTCGCGCTCGCCGCGCGCGCCGCGGGCAAGTACGGCGAGCGCATCGGACCCGTCGTCAGCGAGAAGCAGCGCGACCGCGTGCGCGGCTACATCGAGCGGGGTGTGGCGGAGGGAGCCCGCCTGGTGGCGGGCGGCCCCGAGGCGCCGCGCGAGCGCGGCTACTACGTGCGCCCCACGGTCTTCGCCGACGTCACCCCCGAGATGACCATCGCCCAGGAGGAGATCTTCGGCCCGGTCCTCTCCCTCATCCGCTACGAGGACGAGGACGAGGCCGAGACGATCGCCAACGGCACCGTGTACGGGCTCGCGGGCGCGGTGTGGGCGGCGGACGACGCGGAGGCGGCGGCCTTCGCACGCCGCCTCGACACCGGCCAGGTCGACATCAACGGCGGCGGCTTCAACCCGCTCGCCCCCTTCGGCGGCTACAAGCAGTCGGGCGTCGGCCGCGAACTGGGACGGCACGGCCTGGCGGAGTACCTCCAGACCAAGTCGCTCCAGTTCTAG
- a CDS encoding TetR/AcrR family transcriptional regulator: MGAAKETLGEEQPWAEVSPDAARRLLVAAVEAFAERGYHATTTRDIAGRAGMSPAALYIHYKTKEELLHRISRLGHDKALTILRTAADGGGSASERLADAVRSFVRWHAGHHTTARVVQYELDALGPEHRTEIVALRRKSDAAVREIINDGVRAGEFDVPDVPGTTLAVLSLCIDVARWFNVAGRRTPDEVGALYADLVLRMVGARAPADALPQAAQK, translated from the coding sequence ATGGGCGCGGCGAAGGAGACCCTCGGCGAGGAGCAGCCGTGGGCCGAGGTCAGTCCCGACGCGGCGAGGCGGCTGCTGGTCGCCGCGGTCGAGGCCTTCGCCGAGCGCGGCTACCACGCCACGACGACCCGTGACATCGCGGGCCGCGCGGGCATGAGCCCGGCCGCGCTCTACATCCACTACAAGACCAAGGAGGAGCTCCTCCACCGCATCAGCAGGCTCGGCCACGACAAGGCCCTGACCATCCTGCGCACCGCGGCCGACGGCGGGGGCAGCGCGTCCGAGCGGCTCGCCGACGCCGTGCGCTCCTTCGTCCGCTGGCACGCCGGGCACCACACGACCGCCCGGGTCGTGCAGTACGAACTCGACGCGCTCGGCCCCGAGCACCGCACCGAGATCGTGGCGCTGCGCCGCAAGTCCGACGCGGCCGTGCGGGAGATCATCAACGACGGCGTGCGCGCGGGCGAGTTCGACGTCCCCGACGTCCCCGGCACCACCCTCGCCGTGCTCTCCCTGTGCATCGACGTGGCCCGCTGGTTCAACGTCGCGGGGCGCAGGACGCCGGACGAGGTCGGCGCGCTCTACGCCGACCTCGTGCTGCGGATGGTGGGGGCGCGGGCGCCCGCCGACGCGCTGCCGCAGGCGGCTCAGAAGTAG